The following proteins are co-located in the Dyadobacter chenwenxiniae genome:
- a CDS encoding ligand-binding sensor domain-containing protein, whose product MRLKILLTFRLACLTIACCAATITAWAQPSEPKFTSLTSTDGLSSNTVTAILKDRYGFMWFGTDDGLNRFDGTDVMVYRHDKKDSTSLRSSDISWFASRPQRQDLGGDD is encoded by the coding sequence ATGCGCTTAAAGATTCTGCTCACATTCCGTTTAGCTTGCCTGACTATCGCCTGTTGTGCAGCGACGATCACAGCATGGGCACAGCCATCTGAGCCCAAATTCACATCGCTGACTTCAACCGACGGATTGTCGTCCAATACGGTGACGGCTATCCTGAAAGATCGCTATGGCTTCATGTGGTTCGGGACCGACGACGGGCTGAACAGATTTGACGGAACGGATGTAATGGTGTACCGGCATGATAAAAAGGATTCCACATCGCTTCGATCCAGCGATATTTCCTGGTTTGCATCAAGACCGCAAAGGCAGGATCTGGGTGGGGACGATTGA
- a CDS encoding SusC/RagA family TonB-linked outer membrane protein, which translates to MHERLLSNNTLARILGLSGLPILLLGGASMDAVAGSAAWADYGTRHRSAPVADIEVTGKVTGPDGEPLPGASVLVKSTTRGTSADQDGNFRLTVQDANAVLVFSLVGYAAKEVVVGTQQIINVTLAVDNKTLDEVVVVGYGVQRKRDVTGSVVSVSESTLKEVPSSNLVNQLKGRAAGVSIISNGSTPGSQGQIRIRGNRTLTTSSGSSDGLDGPLVVVDGIPFGGLNDINPDDILSLEVLKDASATAIYGSRGAGGVILVTTKRGKIGKPVFSYDGYHGQTQVMGKFNVMNGQEYAQFKADAAKYNRTAPGTSGYLLTQKEQEALDNGVSTDWQDLIYKPGFMTNHQLGLQGGVENTQYSLGLGYFNETGIIPNQNFQRFNLRATIDQKIGKNIKIGLNTLNTLTYTNTPGGGGVPGGLVRLTPLASPYNADGTVNTFPSEGSIDATGISPLTIMTKKESALGRTRSLRTFNSLYAEVNILPGLKYRFNAGLNFSQSNLNNYNGPLTYFNTATTQAGSTAEISNTEYWDVNLQHLLYFDKTFADKHKLGFTALYEYTKNHSLGSRFTVTGVPADYIKTSNFSLASGQPVAPSDFGNSFSETGLLSYMGRLNYSFADKYLLTLTLRRDGSSTLSPANQYFNYPAIGVGWNVVEEGFMKSAPFISNLKLRGGWGISGNRNVGAYSTLGALSAGYYNFGLGTAGQQLAYTVTSLPSSDLSWQSTSQVDIGIDFGLFNNRITGSVDWYHQKTKDILLSVPLPPSNGAGSTLKNLGRTEGKGLEVAATFEIVRKPKGFNWSIDATYFFNREKITQLTTQDEKSNLGAGWFVGQPLSVIFDYKKIGIWQTADAENGTLAQQTSPVQFAGQIRVEDLNGDNKIDANDRQILGNFQPKWEGGLTSRFSFRNFDASVVTFARMGMKVLVPYLTGNSTGSGGFAFFNQSRVNQVKTDYWTDTNPTNAFPAPDASGAVANFGSTLGYYDGSFIKCRSINLGYTFESDLIKKIGATSARIYVNLTNPFIIYSPLVKDDLAVDPEGNSYATGQSTLNPQGASDRGAPERQISVNLNSPPVRQFTVGVNLKF; encoded by the coding sequence ATGCATGAACGTTTATTAAGCAATAACACGCTGGCCAGGATTCTCGGACTTTCTGGTCTTCCAATCCTGCTGTTAGGAGGCGCGTCCATGGATGCAGTTGCAGGCAGCGCAGCATGGGCCGACTACGGCACCAGGCACAGGTCAGCACCAGTGGCTGACATTGAGGTTACCGGAAAAGTCACCGGCCCGGATGGTGAACCGCTTCCCGGCGCCAGTGTCCTCGTTAAATCAACTACAAGAGGCACCAGCGCGGACCAGGACGGGAATTTCCGGCTGACGGTTCAGGATGCAAATGCAGTTCTGGTTTTCTCGCTGGTCGGTTATGCAGCGAAAGAAGTGGTCGTAGGCACGCAGCAGATCATTAATGTAACCTTAGCGGTTGACAATAAAACGCTGGACGAAGTGGTTGTGGTTGGTTATGGCGTCCAGCGGAAAAGAGATGTAACGGGTTCGGTTGTTTCGGTTAGTGAAAGTACATTGAAAGAAGTGCCTTCGTCCAATTTAGTGAATCAGTTAAAAGGCCGCGCAGCGGGTGTCTCCATTATCAGTAACGGAAGCACGCCCGGTTCGCAAGGCCAGATCAGGATCAGAGGTAACCGGACTTTGACTACAAGTTCCGGTTCAAGCGATGGTCTTGACGGTCCGCTCGTGGTGGTGGACGGGATTCCGTTTGGCGGTTTAAATGACATTAACCCGGATGATATTTTAAGTTTAGAGGTTTTGAAAGATGCCTCAGCAACAGCCATTTATGGTTCCCGCGGGGCGGGCGGTGTGATTCTGGTAACAACCAAAAGAGGAAAAATCGGGAAGCCCGTTTTCAGTTACGACGGCTATCACGGACAAACGCAGGTGATGGGCAAATTCAATGTCATGAATGGCCAGGAATATGCGCAGTTCAAAGCAGATGCGGCCAAGTACAACCGCACAGCTCCGGGCACGTCGGGTTATTTGCTAACCCAAAAAGAGCAGGAAGCACTCGATAACGGCGTTTCCACGGATTGGCAGGACCTGATTTACAAGCCTGGGTTTATGACCAATCACCAGCTGGGCTTGCAAGGCGGCGTTGAAAACACGCAATATTCGCTGGGTTTAGGTTATTTCAACGAAACCGGAATCATTCCAAACCAGAATTTCCAGCGTTTCAACCTTCGCGCAACGATTGACCAGAAGATTGGTAAAAACATCAAAATCGGCCTCAATACATTAAATACGCTGACCTACACGAATACGCCGGGCGGCGGCGGTGTGCCGGGCGGCCTTGTGCGCCTGACTCCACTGGCATCACCTTACAATGCAGACGGGACGGTCAACACCTTCCCTTCGGAAGGTTCTATTGATGCAACCGGAATCAGCCCGCTCACGATCATGACCAAAAAAGAATCTGCTTTGGGGCGCACGCGTTCGCTGAGGACATTCAATAGTCTTTATGCAGAGGTGAATATTTTGCCTGGATTAAAATACCGGTTCAATGCGGGTCTCAATTTCAGCCAGTCTAATTTGAATAATTACAATGGCCCGCTGACCTATTTCAACACGGCCACAACACAAGCCGGGTCCACAGCCGAGATCAGCAACACCGAATATTGGGACGTGAACCTGCAACATTTGCTTTATTTCGATAAGACATTTGCAGACAAGCACAAACTGGGTTTCACTGCGCTTTACGAATACACGAAAAATCACTCGCTGGGAAGCCGCTTCACGGTAACGGGTGTGCCTGCTGACTATATCAAAACTTCCAATTTCTCGCTCGCATCAGGCCAGCCTGTCGCGCCTTCGGATTTTGGTAACTCGTTTTCGGAAACAGGACTGCTGTCTTACATGGGAAGGCTTAATTATAGCTTTGCCGACAAATATTTGCTGACATTAACATTGCGCCGCGATGGTTCTTCAACATTGTCCCCGGCTAATCAATATTTCAATTATCCTGCTATCGGCGTAGGCTGGAATGTGGTGGAAGAGGGTTTTATGAAATCGGCTCCATTTATTTCTAATCTTAAACTGCGCGGCGGATGGGGGATTTCAGGAAACCGCAATGTGGGCGCTTACTCGACATTGGGTGCATTATCTGCGGGTTATTACAACTTTGGATTGGGTACGGCAGGGCAACAACTGGCTTACACCGTGACAAGCTTGCCTTCCAGCGACCTAAGCTGGCAATCGACCTCGCAGGTGGACATTGGGATTGATTTTGGTTTGTTCAACAACCGCATTACTGGTTCAGTGGACTGGTATCACCAAAAAACCAAGGACATTCTTTTGTCCGTGCCGCTGCCGCCGAGCAATGGTGCCGGTTCGACTTTGAAAAATTTGGGTAGGACAGAAGGCAAGGGATTGGAAGTAGCCGCCACTTTCGAGATCGTCAGAAAACCAAAAGGATTCAATTGGAGCATCGACGCGACTTATTTCTTTAACCGGGAAAAAATTACGCAGCTGACCACGCAGGATGAAAAATCCAACCTGGGCGCGGGATGGTTTGTAGGACAGCCGCTTTCGGTGATTTTTGATTACAAAAAAATAGGAATCTGGCAAACGGCAGACGCTGAGAACGGAACATTGGCACAGCAAACTTCACCGGTTCAGTTCGCAGGACAAATCCGCGTGGAAGATTTGAATGGGGATAATAAGATCGACGCGAACGATCGCCAGATCCTGGGCAATTTCCAGCCTAAATGGGAGGGAGGGCTTACGAGCCGTTTCAGTTTCAGAAACTTCGACGCATCTGTTGTTACTTTCGCAAGAATGGGCATGAAAGTGCTTGTCCCTTACTTAACGGGTAACTCTACGGGTTCAGGAGGGTTTGCATTCTTTAACCAAAGCCGTGTAAATCAGGTGAAAACAGATTACTGGACCGACACCAACCCAACCAACGCATTCCCGGCTCCCGATGCCAGCGGCGCTGTGGCCAACTTCGGTTCCACATTGGGTTACTACGACGGCTCATTCATCAAATGCCGGAGCATTAACCTGGGCTACACTTTCGAAAGTGATTTGATCAAAAAAATCGGTGCGACTTCGGCGAGAATCTACGTCAACCTCACCAATCCTTTTATCATTTACTCACCATTGGTGAAAGACGACCTGGCTGTTGATCCGGAAGGAAACAGCTACGCAACGGGCCAGTCAACGCTGAATCCGCAAGGCGCCAGCGACCGCGGCGCACCGGAGCGTCAGATCTCGGTAAACCTGAACTCTCCGCCGGTAAGGCAATTCACCGTGGGCGTAAACCTTAAATTCTAA